TGGGCCTGATTTTGTATGCCATGAATCAGGAATATATTGGCCGGATGATTTTTACGTGCGAGAGTAGAGGCGTTTCAGATGATTTATGCTCGCAGCCTTGTGGGTGGATTATGATTGGCGCGGGTCTCTTGACGATTTCCGCCGGCTTTTTTGCCATTCAAAAGATAATTGATATAGACGTATAGTTATTTTTTGCGGGAGTATTAAGATGACGCTGATATGGATTGTAGTCGGTTTTGTGGTGGTGATAGGCATTATTGGCACCATTGCCCTGGTGCGTTATGGCATGAGAACCTCTTCCGGTTCGGGAGATGTGCACTTGCGGTTGGAGGAGTATGCCGGTAGAAGCGCTACCCCCTTAACCCTGGAAGAGATTGAACTTTCCCAACCTTTCACCCAGCGAGTTCTTCGGCCCATGTTGGTGAAACTGGCCGAGGTTTTTAGTAGACTTTCCCCGGCAAAATCAAAAGAGGGTGTTGAACTAAAATTAGACATGGCCGGCAGGCCCAACAACTGGGGCGCAACCGAATTCTTTGGCATCCGAATTTTTGTGGCAATTGTGTTGGGCGCCTTGGCCTTTTTGATTGGCCTTTTGGGCTCCAGTTTTATGATGGGCATGGTTGCCGGGGGCGTAGGGGTGCTACTTGGCTTTTCCTTGCCCATTCTATGGCTGCGTTCAAAAACCAGAAGCCGCCAGGATGAGATTATCAAGAGCCTGCCCGACGCCCTGGATTTGCTGACCATTACGGTTGAAGCCGGCATGGGTTTTGATGGCGCGTTGCAAAAAGTGGCCGAGAAGTGGAATAACGAGTTGAGCAAGGGTTTTTCCAAAGTTGTCCAGGAAATGCGCCTGGGCATAGCGCGTCGTGAGGCTTTGAGAAACATGGATAGAACCATGGGCGTGCCCGATGTGACTACCTTTGTGGCCGCTATTATTCAGGCGGAAACGTTGGGCGTTAGCATTGCCAAAATTCTCAGGGTTCAATCAGAGCAAATGCGGGTCAAACGCAGACAGCGCGCCGAAGAAATGGCTAACAAAGCCCCCATTAAAATGCTTTTCCCAATGGTTTTTTTGATTTTCCCGGCCCTGTTTATCATTCTATTAGGCCCGGCGGTTCTGGTGATGATGGAAACCCCCGGCCTCTTTTAGGGCTAAGGATTTAATAACTTCCGCATTTGGCGGTGAAATTACGCTTCATTTTGGTTCTTGAGGAAGTTAATCTATTTCCAATCCTTAGCTGAAGCGGTTGATAAGGGCTTTCCGCATCTCCTGAAATCCAAATTTAACTCACTTGTTACCAAACGGTTTTCTTTTGTTTATGTCTTAAATGCATGTTTTTAATCAAACTCGTCATCATTCTCTTATCACAAAAGGGCGTTGGGCAAGCACATTTTGGTTAAGGCTGCGGGGGCTTTTGGGCGCCAACCCTTTGCCAAAGGGGGAGGGGTTGATTCTGGTTGGCGAAAAGAGCATTCATACCTTCTTTATGAAATTCCCTATAGATGTGGTTTATGTTGATAAAAATTACCGGGTTATCCGCGCCGATGCCAATATGGCCCCTTATCGGTTAGGCCCGTTTGTGGCCAAATCGGCTTATGTTCTGGAAATGCCGGTGGGCACAATTGCCGAGACCGCAACCATTGTCGGTGACCAGCTCAAGTTTGAAGAATAAATTGGGCCTACCCAATTAATTTGTATTGCTACCTCATCATAGCCAACTATCACGCAGGTGTGATAATTAGTGGCGACAAACACCTTATTTCAAAAATCTGGCCAATTTTTGCTGGACCTACTGCTTCCCCCCAGTTGTGTCAATTGTAAAAGTACAAAAGGGTGGTTGTGCCAGGATTGTTTTAATCAGATCGCCTTTATTACTGCCCCTGTATGCCAACGTTGTGGTATGCCTGTGTCTCCGCATGGTTTGTCTCGTTGCCGACAGTGTAAAAATAATCCATTACAATTCATTGACGGGATCAGATCGGCTTCACTTTTTGAAGAGAATCCCCTCCGGCCGGCGATCCATTTTTTAAAGTATCGCCAGCATCGGGCGGTAGCTGCTATCTTGGGTAAAATATTGGTTGATACTTACCGCCGCTATGCGCTTGGGGCAGAGGTAATTGTGCCCGTGCCTTTACATCCGACCCGGTTCAATGAGCGGGGATATAATCAAAGTGAATTATTGGCCAGGGAAGTAGCAGCAGCCGTTAATCTCCCTGTGGATACCCATACGCTGCAACGGGTTAGAAAAACTAAATCCCAAATGGAGTTAGGCGTAAGTGAACGCCGCCAAAATGTATCAAAGGCATTTGCTTGTGGCAGTAAAAAGTTGGCCGGGCAAAAAGTAGTTTTAATTGATGACGTATGTACCACCGGCTCTACCCTGGATGCCTGTGCCGGCGCATTGCGAGAAGGAGAGGTGGCCTCGGTGTGGGGCCTCACCCTGGCCAGAGCACGTTAAAATCTACAGGCCCGCTCTTGCCGGAACCGGAATTTAAAATTGCCGCGCTAACAGCGATAACATAAATTTAAAAGCCATGGGCTAGAAAGGAAAGAAAAATGCAGTTACTTCTTCAAGGTAAAAATTTTGTTATTTCAGATCGAATTCGAGAGTATGTTGAGAAAAAAATAGGTAAGCTGGACCGTTTCCTGCCGGATATTGAAGAAGCTCGCGTTGAAATTACCCAAGAAAAAACAAAAAGCGCCAAGGATAGAAATATTGTCCAGGTAACCCTGCGCGCCAACGGCACAATTTTACGCGCCGAAGAGCGTTCGGACAGCATCTATCCTTGCATTGACGCCGTTGCCAACAAAATCCATCGCCAGATTGCGCGTTACAAAGGAAAACGGGTTGATCGCTGGCACGGGCAACTCAATAAGCGGGCGGCGGTTGACGAAATACCCAACATTGACCAGGAGGTATTGGCTAGCCTGGCTGAAGAGAGTGAACGCCAGATAGTGCGGGTCAAACGTTTTCGGGTGGACCCCATGAGTGAAGAAGAAGCCATAGAGCAGATGGAGCTTTTGGGACACAACTTTTTTGTGTTTTTTAATGCCGATTCGGGCCGGTTCAACGTCATCTATCGCCGGGCCGACAATAATTACGGCCTGCTAGACCCGGAAGTAACCTGACTTTTAAATACTGAAATAGATGGGGGCGGACAACCAGCTTGTTCGCCCCCTTTTGTATTTATTAGAAGTTTTTGTTTTTCCCCTTTGCGCCTTAGCGTTCTGACCGCTTTGCGTTGATTCCTAAACATTCAAAATGTTGTTATCCCTTACAGGTTGTGTTAAAAATTTTCCGTTTGGTATAATTTTTGCAGGCGCAAATAGGTGACAAACGTATACCAACTCATCAACGCGCAGACCTGCAAACCAACCCAACCATCTTTGTAACCCTGTAACAGAAAATACCGGCGATGAAACTCGCGCAAGGGCATGGTCAAATAAGTCCACGGTTTGGTCCGGACGCCTTTTTCTTTGAGTATCTTGGCTTCAAAGGTAATATACCGATTCTGTTTGCGTTTGAACTGAGCCAACGATTCATAATTATAATGAAGCAAATGTTCCTTCAAATAGCCTGCCTGACCATCTAAAATAACAATTTCGTGTACCTGGCGTTCTGCATCGTACCGGGCGGCATCAACCCGCATCAAACGCAGTTGATGGTCTGGATACCAGCCACCGCCGCGCATTGTATGGCCCCACATAATATTGAAACGCGGAATCCACCAACCGGCTACTTTCTCACTTTTTACACTCTCCAGAATTTCTTGAGCCAATTCCGGGGTAACGCGCTCGTCCGCATCCACAAACAAGATCCAATCGGCTCCCAGCATTTTAGCGTTGGTAATGGCTGTATTTCGAGCTACGGCAAAATTGATGAATTCACCCTTAAAAACTCGCGCGTTCAAACTGCGAGCAATAGCCGTGGTCTCATCCTCACTAAAAGAGTCCTCTAAAATTACCTCATCAGCCCATTGTACGCTTTTAATGCAGTCGCCAATGTGGCCTGCTTCGTTTTTGGTAAGAATAGCCGCAATAATTTTGCTCATGCCTCCCTCCCTTGCCAGATATTGGTTACTTTTTGGTAACAGCGCAGGCATTTGTTTAATTCGGCCTGAGTCAATTCACCTTGCCGGGCTGCTTCGGTATCTTGGGCTGCCCGGCGACGCATGCCCGCTTTTACAATCTGGGCAGCCAACCATACCTTGAGGGGGTGATAGTGTTTGCGATAAAACTGGTGGCGGCTGGTCCAGAGGTTGATAAAACTGTTTGTTTGGATTTGGCCTGTGCTCTGGCCCGCCAGATGCGTAATTTTGGCCTGGGGCACGCAATACACTTCCCACCCCGCCGAAACGATCCGCTTGCTCCAATCAATTTCTTCAACATACATATGGTAGCGCTCATCCAGCAAGCCTGCCTGCTGAATGGCTTCCCGTCGCACACACATGGCCGCGCCTAGCGGATGTCCCACCCGAAAAGGACGGCCTTGTTTATAAAGTGAACGCGGATAACGCCCGTTCAGGCGAGATTCAACCAGCCGCCCCGGCAATGGCAGCAATTCAATGGCCAGTTGCCCCAAACCGGGAAAACCAAAAGCGCTGTGTTGGAATGAGCCATCGCCGTAAACCAGCCGCGCCCCGGCAATCCCGGCTTTGGGATTGTTTCTGAGAAAATTGAGCAAAATTCTCAATGCCCCGGCATGCACTTCAGTATCGGGGTTGAGCAACAGAACGGCTTCCGGTAGTTTTTCTTTGGCGTTGTTGCCCCCCAAAGGAGGCCCCTGTTGGCAGTCAACAAAACCTATGGCGGCCAGCGCTGCATTATTGCCCCCGGCAAAGCCCAAATTTTTTTGACTGGCAATCAACTGCACGGTAGGGAAATTACGGCGCAGCATCACCACGGAGCCGTCGGTTGAGGCATTATCCACCACCCACACTTGAGCCAATAGATCACTGGCGGTAATATCGGCCAACAGAGAAGTAAGGCAGTTTTTAAGTAATGCTTTAACATTCCAGTTGACAATGATAACGGCCAGTTCCATTGGAGTTACTTTCCAAAATGCGTTTGCAAAAAGGCCAAATCCAGTTCAGGATATACCGGGAATCGTTTCAAAAGCGCGTCAACACTGGCCCGGGCTTTGTTTTGGGCCGCCTGATCAACAATATATTTGGCCTGGCTGGACTGGCCGGCGTTTTGGCCAGAAGCAATAATATCCGCCCGGGTATGGGCTAACACCAGTTTGATGATGGCCGCAATCTCGTTCATTTCTGTTTCGCCCATCCCCAAGGTGGTCACTGCCGGCGTGCCCAGGCGCAGGCCGCTGGTGTACCACGGGCCATTGGCATCAAAGGGGAGCACGTTGCGATTAAGGGTTACGCCACAGTCACGCAGGGCGCTTTCGGCCTGGCGTCCGGTAAGTCCAAAGGCCCACACGTCAATTAGCAGCATGTGGTTGTCGGTGCCGCCGGTAACCACTTTCAGGCCCTCGTTCAGGCAAGCTTTGGCCAAAGCGCGGGCGTTATTGACAATGTTTTGGGCATAGATTTTGAATTCGGGTTGGCTGGCCTCAACCAGGGCCACGGCTTTGGCCGCGATCATGTGGGGCAGGGGGCCGCCAATCACCATCGGGCAGCCTTTGTCAACATGCTCGGCAAATTCTTTGGCGCATAGCACCATTCCCCCCCGTGGCCCGCGCAGGGTTTTGTGGGTGGTAGTGGTGACAACGTGCGCGTAGGGAATGGGGTTATCATCGTTGGTAAAAGCGCCGCCTGCCACCAAGCCCGCAAAGTGAGCCATGTCAACCATAAACACCGCCCCCACTTTATCCGCAATCTGGCGCATGCGGCGGAAATTGATGGCCCGCGGATAAGAGCTGTAACCGGCCAGGAGGATAAGGGGTTTAACGGCCAGGGCCATGGCCTCCAATTCGTCGTAATCAAGCAAGTTGGTTTCCCGGTTGACCGTGTAGCTGTACACGTCAAACATCTGGGCGGATAGATTAAAACGATAGCCGTGGGTCAAATGGCCGCCGGAATAATAATCCAGGGCCATCAGTTTTTGGTTGCCCAATTTGACCCGGATCTTATTCCACTCCTGGCGGGATAAATGGGTGGGATTGTTTTGCTTGAGTTCGGCCAGGGCGGGGGTTTGCACGCGGGCATTGAGGATGGCCCAAAACGCTACCAGGTTGGCATCCGCCCCGCTGTGCGGCTGCACGTAGGCATGGTCGCAGCCAAAAAGACGGCAGGCCAGATCACCGGCCAGCAGTTCAAGATGGTCAATATTATCGCAACCGGCGTAAAAACGATGGCGCGGATACCCTTCGGCGTATTTGTCGGTGAGCAAGTTGCCCATAGCCAACTGCGTAGCCAGGGAAGCGTAATTTTCACTGGCAATCAGTTTCAGGTTGCGGCGTTGGTCGGCCAGTTCTTGCACCGTTGACCGGGCCACTTCCGGCGACACTTTGGCCACCTCGGTTAAGTTGGCCAGGTAAGCCAGGAAAGCGGTGTTGATTTGTGGCGTGGGAGTTTGAGCCAGGTAGGCGGTAATAGGAGAAGGGGTCATATTATGTTCCTCTGTTTGGTAATAGCCGATAGTGGGCTGATTTAAAAACCAATCACAATAGGTTGCGGGTCAACATGGTCGTTGAAAACGTCAATACTCACGTGTTCGTGAATGAGGCCGGCCCAGAAATTAATCCGGTCTTTGTTGGTGGGGTTGTCCATAATCTGGATAGAGCCGGTGACGACGGCTCGCTGGCCGGGCATAAGGTAATACTCTGGGTTGTTGTTGATGACCCGTTTTTCCAATTCGTTCAGGTTGCCAATGGCCCAACGGTAGGGATAGGCGTAACTGGGATTGCCCTCGTAGTCAATGCCTATTCGCCAGGCCCCGGACGATTCATGCACGCCTTTGGTATTAAAATTTTCATCACTGCGGTAATGCTCGCCGGAGTTGGGGCCGGTGGTGCGGATGGGCACGTTGCCAAAGTTTTCCACGGTTAAGGTAAAGGCCAGGGTGGCCCCCAGGGGCACTACTTGGTCTCCGGTTTCAGGGTTGTAAAAATCCACGCTGGCCGAAACGATGTCGGCGCGGGGCACGCCGCCTTCGGCAATGGTCAGGGTGCTGGTAACAAGAGTCCGGTTGCCCACCCGGTCTACAGCTTCGGCTTCGACGGTGTATAGCCCGTCGGGAGGAGGATCCGCGCCCAGGTCAACGCCGCCTTCGTAATCGTAAGTGTGAAAGCCCGGCTCGCCAGGTTTAATATCTCGTTCCACTTCCGCCAGGGGATAACGGGTTTTGCCATCCGCCGCTACCAGATAAACGCTGACATCGGCTGTTTTGGTGAGGTAGTAGTTGATGTCTACTCGGTCGTCAATGCCGTCCTGATTGGGTGTGAAAGTTTGCGGATAAACGCTAAAGCCTTGCAGTTCAGGTTGTTTGGTATCGGCGTTTTGAATGGTGAGCGTGCCCTGCCGGGTGGCTGTTTCTCCATCGTCGCTTACGGCCTCAACTACCCAGGTGTAAACGCCGTTAGGCAGCATGTCGCCGTTGACCACGCCGCCAAAATCTACCTGATATTCACCGGCGGAGCGGCGCCGATTGTTTCTGAAGAAAAATTGCTGGCCCTGGTTGTTGGTGAGATAGATGGATAAATTGGCCGAGCGGGTCAAATGATAATTAATGCGGGTCACGTCCGTCAGGCCGTCGGCATTGGGCGTGATAGTTTCCGGGCTGATGCTGACATTGTAAAGCAAAGATCGCCCGGCGCAGCCTGTGAGAAACGCCAAGACAAAGGGTAATAAAGTAAAACAGCAGAGGCTAAATAAAGTCCGTTTGAACTGTGTAAGCATAATCCCATTTTATGAGTATCAAAAAGATTTTCTCAGCAAGAAACAATTTGTTTTCTGGATGGGAAAATAAGACTACCACAAAGCCCCGTAAGCGTCAAAACTATCATTGCACTTCAACCCTCGCTAAAATATACCGGGTTTCGGAGCCGTCCAGCCCTACCGCCAGTTGGTAACGGCCCGGCGGGGTAGCGGGATTCAGGTTGACGTCTACATCGTGTCTGATAACCTGCTGGCTGCCCGGCGTTGATGGCCATTGGGTTGGTGGATAAAGTTTTAAGGCATCGTTAGGGCGTTCCAGGCTCGCGCCCCAGATTCCTTCCGGCCCAACGAGATGAACAAAGGGCGCGGCATTTTGGGCAAGGGGATGGTCTGCCCGCCAGTAGAGAATAACGTGCAGCCAGCCCGAGGGAGGGTGGAAAAGTTCGTCGGCGGCTGAAACAGAGGTTTCGGCTTGATAACCAATCAGGCGTAACCCATTTTCAAATTGCAGGTCAACCGGAGTGGCTTCCGGCGGCAGGTGGTCGAGCCGATAGCCAGGCACAAAACCTTTGAGGGTGATACCGGGCGGGTACAGCTCGGTGGCCAGGGGATAGCGGGCCGCAAACCATTGTTCAACCAATCGTTGGGGGTCCGGCCCGTCAAGATGAGATTGAATGAGCCAGATCACCGGGTGCTCGCCGACTACGCCTTGCAAAGGGCCGTCCAGGCTGGTTCCCGGCG
The genomic region above belongs to Anaerolineae bacterium and contains:
- a CDS encoding ComF family protein, encoding MGKILVDTYRRYALGAEVIVPVPLHPTRFNERGYNQSELLAREVAAAVNLPVDTHTLQRVRKTKSQMELGVSERRQNVSKAFACGSKKLAGQKVVLIDDVCTTGSTLDACAGALREGEVASVWGLTLARAR
- the raiA gene encoding ribosome-associated translation inhibitor RaiA, producing the protein MQLLLQGKNFVISDRIREYVEKKIGKLDRFLPDIEEARVEITQEKTKSAKDRNIVQVTLRANGTILRAEERSDSIYPCIDAVANKIHRQIARYKGKRVDRWHGQLNKRAAVDEIPNIDQEVLASLAEESERQIVRVKRFRVDPMSEEEAIEQMELLGHNFFVFFNADSGRFNVIYRRADNNYGLLDPEVT
- a CDS encoding glycosyltransferase family 2 protein yields the protein MELAVIIVNWNVKALLKNCLTSLLADITASDLLAQVWVVDNASTDGSVVMLRRNFPTVQLIASQKNLGFAGGNNAALAAIGFVDCQQGPPLGGNNAKEKLPEAVLLLNPDTEVHAGALRILLNFLRNNPKAGIAGARLVYGDGSFQHSAFGFPGLGQLAIELLPLPGRLVESRLNGRYPRSLYKQGRPFRVGHPLGAAMCVRREAIQQAGLLDERYHMYVEEIDWSKRIVSAGWEVYCVPQAKITHLAGQSTGQIQTNSFINLWTSRHQFYRKHYHPLKVWLAAQIVKAGMRRRAAQDTEAARQGELTQAELNKCLRCYQKVTNIWQGREA
- a CDS encoding gliding motility-associated C-terminal domain-containing protein, with translation MLYNVSISPETITPNADGLTDVTRINYHLTRSANLSIYLTNNQGQQFFFRNNRRRSAGEYQVDFGGVVNGDMLPNGVYTWVVEAVSDDGETATRQGTLTIQNADTKQPELQGFSVYPQTFTPNQDGIDDRVDINYYLTKTADVSVYLVAADGKTRYPLAEVERDIKPGEPGFHTYDYEGGVDLGADPPPDGLYTVEAEAVDRVGNRTLVTSTLTIAEGGVPRADIVSASVDFYNPETGDQVVPLGATLAFTLTVENFGNVPIRTTGPNSGEHYRSDENFNTKGVHESSGAWRIGIDYEGNPSYAYPYRWAIGNLNELEKRVINNNPEYYLMPGQRAVVTGSIQIMDNPTNKDRINFWAGLIHEHVSIDVFNDHVDPQPIVIGF
- a CDS encoding DUF192 domain-containing protein, encoding MGANPLPKGEGLILVGEKSIHTFFMKFPIDVVYVDKNYRVIRADANMAPYRLGPFVAKSAYVLEMPVGTIAETATIVGDQLKFEE
- a CDS encoding type II secretion system F family protein; the protein is MTLIWIVVGFVVVIGIIGTIALVRYGMRTSSGSGDVHLRLEEYAGRSATPLTLEEIELSQPFTQRVLRPMLVKLAEVFSRLSPAKSKEGVELKLDMAGRPNNWGATEFFGIRIFVAIVLGALAFLIGLLGSSFMMGMVAGGVGVLLGFSLPILWLRSKTRSRQDEIIKSLPDALDLLTITVEAGMGFDGALQKVAEKWNNELSKGFSKVVQEMRLGIARREALRNMDRTMGVPDVTTFVAAIIQAETLGVSIAKILRVQSEQMRVKRRQRAEEMANKAPIKMLFPMVFLIFPALFIILLGPAVLVMMETPGLF
- a CDS encoding glycine hydroxymethyltransferase; translation: MTPSPITAYLAQTPTPQINTAFLAYLANLTEVAKVSPEVARSTVQELADQRRNLKLIASENYASLATQLAMGNLLTDKYAEGYPRHRFYAGCDNIDHLELLAGDLACRLFGCDHAYVQPHSGADANLVAFWAILNARVQTPALAELKQNNPTHLSRQEWNKIRVKLGNQKLMALDYYSGGHLTHGYRFNLSAQMFDVYSYTVNRETNLLDYDELEAMALAVKPLILLAGYSSYPRAINFRRMRQIADKVGAVFMVDMAHFAGLVAGGAFTNDDNPIPYAHVVTTTTHKTLRGPRGGMVLCAKEFAEHVDKGCPMVIGGPLPHMIAAKAVALVEASQPEFKIYAQNIVNNARALAKACLNEGLKVVTGGTDNHMLLIDVWAFGLTGRQAESALRDCGVTLNRNVLPFDANGPWYTSGLRLGTPAVTTLGMGETEMNEIAAIIKLVLAHTRADIIASGQNAGQSSQAKYIVDQAAQNKARASVDALLKRFPVYPELDLAFLQTHFGK
- a CDS encoding glycosyltransferase family 2 protein is translated as MSKIIAAILTKNEAGHIGDCIKSVQWADEVILEDSFSEDETTAIARSLNARVFKGEFINFAVARNTAITNAKMLGADWILFVDADERVTPELAQEILESVKSEKVAGWWIPRFNIMWGHTMRGGGWYPDHQLRLMRVDAARYDAERQVHEIVILDGQAGYLKEHLLHYNYESLAQFKRKQNRYITFEAKILKEKGVRTKPWTYLTMPLREFHRRYFLLQGYKDGWVGLQVCALMSWYTFVTYLRLQKLYQTENF